From the genome of Rarobacter incanus, one region includes:
- a CDS encoding DegT/DnrJ/EryC1/StrS family aminotransferase — MNDFIPPAKPIIGDEERAAVDAVLRSGMIAQGPQVKAFEEEFSAALVQGRECVAVNSGTAGLHLGLLAAGIGPGDEVIVPSFTFAATANSVALTGATPVFVDIEPDYFCLDPRAARAAITERTAAILPVHLYGHPYDAPAFESIAAEHGIKLFEDAAQAHGASLQGRSVGTFGQFAMFSLYPTKNMTSGEGGMVSATSEIAHNVRLLRNQGMERQYANELVGFNARMTDIHASIGRVQLTKVGGWTKKRQDNAAYLTRYLSEVDGVTPPPVAPGAVHVYHQYTIRVEQDRDRIVKALREEYNVGSGVYYPIPNHRLASLEKFAPGLDLPETERAAAQVISLPVHPSLSESDLERIVTAVAAVAKAGA, encoded by the coding sequence GTGAACGATTTCATCCCACCCGCCAAGCCGATCATCGGCGACGAGGAGAGAGCCGCCGTTGACGCCGTGCTGCGATCAGGCATGATCGCGCAGGGCCCGCAGGTCAAGGCCTTCGAAGAGGAATTCAGCGCGGCGCTCGTGCAGGGCCGCGAGTGCGTCGCGGTCAATTCCGGGACCGCCGGACTGCACCTCGGCCTCTTGGCCGCGGGGATTGGACCGGGGGACGAGGTCATCGTCCCCTCCTTCACGTTCGCCGCGACGGCAAACTCGGTCGCGCTGACGGGGGCCACCCCCGTGTTTGTCGATATCGAACCGGACTACTTCTGCTTGGACCCGCGCGCCGCCCGTGCCGCGATCACCGAGCGCACCGCGGCCATCCTTCCGGTTCACCTGTACGGTCACCCCTACGACGCGCCCGCGTTCGAGAGCATCGCGGCCGAACACGGCATCAAACTGTTCGAGGACGCGGCGCAGGCGCACGGAGCTTCCCTGCAGGGCCGCAGCGTGGGGACGTTCGGTCAATTCGCAATGTTCTCGCTGTACCCGACCAAGAACATGACGTCCGGGGAGGGCGGCATGGTGTCCGCGACCAGCGAGATCGCGCACAACGTCCGGCTGCTGCGCAACCAGGGGATGGAACGCCAGTACGCCAACGAGCTGGTCGGATTCAACGCCCGCATGACGGACATCCACGCCTCGATCGGGCGCGTGCAGCTGACTAAGGTGGGCGGCTGGACCAAGAAGCGGCAGGACAACGCCGCCTACCTGACCCGGTACCTATCCGAGGTCGACGGCGTCACCCCACCGCCCGTTGCCCCCGGGGCGGTCCACGTGTACCACCAGTACACGATCCGCGTCGAGCAGGACCGCGATCGCATCGTCAAGGCGCTGCGCGAGGAGTACAACGTGGGCTCCGGCGTCTACTACCCGATTCCCAACCACCGACTCGCCTCCCTCGAGAAGTTCGCGCCTGGGTTGGACCTACCCGAGACGGAGAGGGCCGCCGCGCAGGTAATTTCCCTGCCCGTGCACCCGTCCCTGTCCGAATCGGACCTGGAGCGGATCGTCACGGCCGTAGCGGCGGTCGCGAAGGCGGGTGCCTGA
- a CDS encoding acyltransferase gives MGVRIAQSADVAPDASIGEGSSIWHLAQVREGADIGNDCVVGRGAYIGSGVRMGNGCKVQNYALVYEPADLADGVFIGPAVVLTNDHFPRAVNPDLTPKSAHDWQPVGVTIEQGAAIGARSVCVAPVRIGAWATVAAGSVVTKDVPPFALVAGVPARRIGWVGKAGVPLREEAGQWVCPVSEVRYEVVEGDLREVAK, from the coding sequence GTGGGCGTGCGAATTGCGCAGAGCGCGGACGTCGCGCCGGACGCATCAATCGGCGAGGGCTCAAGCATCTGGCACCTTGCCCAGGTGCGCGAAGGCGCAGACATTGGCAACGATTGTGTGGTCGGTCGTGGTGCGTACATCGGGTCGGGTGTGCGCATGGGCAACGGCTGCAAGGTCCAGAATTACGCGCTGGTATACGAACCGGCGGACCTGGCCGATGGCGTGTTCATCGGTCCCGCCGTGGTCCTGACCAACGATCATTTCCCGCGCGCGGTCAACCCCGACTTGACCCCAAAGTCAGCGCATGACTGGCAGCCCGTTGGCGTCACGATAGAGCAGGGCGCGGCCATCGGTGCGCGCTCGGTGTGCGTCGCTCCGGTGCGGATCGGGGCTTGGGCCACGGTCGCCGCCGGATCCGTGGTGACCAAGGACGTGCCACCGTTTGCGCTTGTCGCGGGCGTTCCCGCGCGTCGCATCGGCTGGGTGGGCAAAGCCGGGGTCCCGTTGCGAGAAGAAGCTGGCCAGTGGGTGTGCCCGGTCAGCGAGGTTCGGTACGAGGTCGTTGAAGGCGACCTCAGAGAGGTTGCGAAGTGA
- a CDS encoding glycosyltransferase family 2 protein, protein MHEPDLTDAWLVIPLYNEESVVGGVISQALAVFPHAVAVDDGSSDGSARAAAQAGADIVSHPINLGQGAALQTGIEYALRQGARWIVTFDADGQHRVADAAAMVGLGQAAGVPVVLGSRFLDDRTKAGFVKRIVLRLAVWFTNATTGLRLTDAHNGLRALRRDAALHIDLQQARMAHASEIISQVAAAKLPYREFPVQVLYTDYSRSKGQSVLNAVNIIVELLFK, encoded by the coding sequence ATGCACGAACCCGACCTCACCGATGCGTGGCTGGTGATTCCCCTGTACAACGAGGAATCCGTGGTCGGCGGCGTGATCTCGCAGGCGCTCGCCGTGTTTCCCCACGCGGTGGCGGTCGATGACGGGTCAAGTGACGGTTCCGCTCGCGCGGCGGCGCAGGCGGGGGCCGATATCGTGTCCCACCCGATCAACCTGGGGCAGGGCGCGGCCCTGCAAACGGGAATCGAATACGCGCTGCGCCAGGGCGCGCGGTGGATCGTGACGTTCGACGCCGACGGCCAGCACCGCGTTGCCGATGCGGCGGCGATGGTCGGGCTCGGACAGGCGGCGGGCGTCCCGGTCGTGCTGGGGTCGAGGTTCCTGGACGACCGCACCAAGGCCGGGTTCGTGAAGAGGATCGTGCTGCGCCTGGCGGTCTGGTTCACCAACGCGACCACCGGGCTGCGCCTCACCGACGCGCATAACGGACTGCGGGCGCTGCGGCGCGATGCCGCCTTGCACATCGATCTACAGCAGGCTCGCATGGCCCATGCGAGCGAGATAATCAGTCAGGTTGCCGCGGCCAAGCTGCCCTACCGCGAATTCCCCGTCCAGGTCCTGTACACCGATTACTCCCGGTCCAAGGGGCAATCGGTCCTCAACGCGGTCAATATCATCGTCGAACTGCTATTCAAGTAA
- a CDS encoding DUF2304 domain-containing protein, translating into MWIKVLLLIAIMAVAFALTRATVGVRRQALRRLLLAFFVVAAALSVLFPGALTRIANLVGVGRGTDLLLYALVIAFLSYVATSYRRTSAQSRQIVALAREIALLRAQIDPRNLHNSSTSRSQRVPPNCDSRQYDSEL; encoded by the coding sequence ATGTGGATCAAGGTGCTGCTTCTCATCGCAATCATGGCCGTCGCATTCGCGCTGACCCGCGCCACTGTCGGGGTTCGCCGCCAGGCTTTGCGCCGCCTGCTGCTGGCCTTCTTCGTGGTGGCCGCGGCCCTATCGGTGCTGTTCCCCGGCGCCCTGACGCGGATCGCGAACCTGGTTGGCGTCGGGCGCGGCACGGACCTGCTGCTGTACGCTCTGGTGATCGCGTTCTTGAGCTATGTGGCGACGTCCTACCGGCGCACAAGCGCGCAATCTCGCCAAATCGTGGCGCTTGCTCGGGAGATCGCCCTGTTGCGCGCGCAGATCGACCCGCGCAATCTCCACAACTCCTCCACGTCCCGCTCCCAGCGCGTGCCACCGAACTGCGATTCCAGGCAATACGATTCTGAATTGTGA
- a CDS encoding LCP family protein, with product MTEENTPQTRRARRLMQEAQLREERLRRMDEAYQSPQTPAPQQPVTPAPWQRNDEPATIDGTSTAGAPAAGGDEPHSTSAGSPAEPDSAGTAEPGAVGGQPASFSASGTGPVRRSSVFGADARGAQLRDPSAPARPVAQDRAFAPAQPAFGGGSAPAAPTGSTQDPADSAAQPASFAQPASFAPGAAGAPAAAGPALDLSAMEGDRTCGQVHARKRKTRKALKIASLTVAAGLVFSTTAVAAVYQRFQGNIKYVDVGNLVEDTEATSTFQPPSDPSSGKALNYLVIGVDDRSGSNSKLSDHSVEGARSDTTMVLHISENRKRMEVVSIPRDSMLQVPSCKLSNGKRTTAYFGMFNSAYATGYDQGGDTESAVACVWRTIQQNTGVKLDGAVMVDFAGFAGVVDAMGGLYMCIPEETISKDAGNLHLQAGWQTLNGKKALGYARARKGTGQNFDGSDLSRTGRQQQMVAAMFNQITEDGVLNDPTKLFKFVDATTKTLTVTDTLQDTTGLVGLAYSLRSIRAKNVTFMTIPYEAYPQDRNRIQWSAAADTVWANMAADKAIAKTEKSSDSTKSATGSTKTTTTTPTPGRDAFNADQTTAVCKTTAKSKKN from the coding sequence GTGACTGAGGAAAACACCCCGCAAACTCGCCGCGCCCGCCGACTCATGCAGGAGGCGCAGCTGCGCGAGGAGCGGTTACGCAGGATGGACGAGGCCTATCAAAGCCCGCAGACCCCCGCCCCGCAACAGCCAGTCACTCCCGCGCCCTGGCAGCGCAACGATGAGCCGGCGACCATCGACGGCACCTCTACGGCGGGCGCGCCCGCAGCGGGCGGCGACGAGCCCCATTCGACGTCGGCTGGCAGCCCCGCCGAACCCGACTCCGCCGGCACCGCCGAACCCGGCGCAGTAGGCGGCCAGCCCGCTTCTTTCTCCGCTAGCGGCACCGGTCCCGTGCGCCGGTCGAGCGTTTTCGGCGCCGACGCTCGCGGTGCGCAGCTGCGGGATCCCTCGGCGCCGGCCCGCCCGGTAGCCCAGGATCGCGCTTTCGCGCCCGCGCAACCGGCTTTCGGAGGGGGCTCGGCTCCCGCGGCGCCAACCGGCTCGACGCAGGACCCCGCGGATAGCGCCGCCCAACCCGCATCGTTCGCCCAACCCGCATCGTTCGCGCCGGGCGCGGCCGGTGCACCGGCCGCCGCGGGTCCCGCCCTGGACCTGTCGGCGATGGAGGGCGACCGCACTTGCGGGCAGGTTCATGCTCGCAAGCGCAAAACCCGCAAGGCCCTGAAGATCGCGAGCCTGACGGTGGCCGCTGGTCTGGTGTTTTCCACGACGGCGGTCGCGGCCGTCTACCAACGCTTCCAGGGCAATATCAAGTACGTCGACGTCGGCAACCTGGTTGAGGACACCGAAGCCACATCCACGTTCCAGCCGCCCAGCGACCCGAGTTCCGGCAAGGCGCTCAACTACCTCGTCATCGGGGTGGATGATCGCTCTGGCAGCAACTCCAAGCTTTCGGATCACTCCGTGGAGGGGGCGCGGAGCGACACCACGATGGTTTTGCACATTTCGGAGAACCGCAAGCGGATGGAGGTCGTCTCGATCCCGCGCGACTCGATGCTCCAGGTTCCCTCGTGCAAGCTGAGCAATGGCAAGCGAACCACCGCCTACTTCGGAATGTTCAACAGCGCGTACGCCACCGGCTACGACCAAGGCGGCGACACCGAATCCGCGGTGGCATGCGTGTGGCGCACGATCCAACAGAACACGGGCGTCAAGCTCGATGGGGCGGTTATGGTCGATTTCGCCGGGTTCGCCGGTGTCGTCGACGCGATGGGGGGGCTATACATGTGCATCCCGGAGGAGACGATTTCCAAGGACGCGGGCAACCTGCACCTACAGGCGGGATGGCAGACCCTCAACGGAAAGAAGGCGTTGGGGTACGCCCGGGCGCGCAAGGGGACGGGGCAGAATTTCGATGGTTCGGACCTGTCCCGCACCGGACGCCAGCAGCAAATGGTCGCAGCTATGTTCAACCAGATCACGGAGGATGGGGTCCTGAACGACCCGACCAAGCTCTTCAAGTTCGTCGATGCGACGACCAAGACGCTTACCGTCACCGACACGCTACAGGACACCACTGGCTTGGTGGGATTGGCCTACTCCCTGCGCAGCATCCGTGCCAAGAACGTCACCTTCATGACGATCCCCTACGAGGCATACCCCCAGGATCGCAACCGCATCCAGTGGTCCGCGGCCGCGGACACGGTGTGGGCCAACATGGCGGCGGACAAGGCTATAGCCAAGACGGAAAAGTCATCGGACTCCACCAAGTCGGCGACCGGATCGACCAAGACAACAACCACGACGCCGACTCCGGGACGCGATGCTTTCAATGCGGACCAGACCACCGCCGTGTGCAAAACCACCGCCAAGTCGAAGAAGAACTGA
- a CDS encoding LCP family protein translates to MTDRSKKAGGPPPSFAPSSSRRRPADDDATVVGPSDSDRIDQTRVMPADSAARQTDRPQRPLASGAGSRPAANPRRIAPHSASNHAPQRSERGRDKQVNEGRVRPSADRHDRSGAQGPADRPAGRNRAEGPDQSGPAAATPEATARAAQARRKRRRRTVASIVVLALILLLAWPIGLGIWANGKIQHVAALSDEPVGPATTYLLAGSDSRAEYAPDSTVQGARSDTIMLLTVPASGPTSLISLPRDTYAEIPGHGAAKLNAAYSYGGPKLLVATVEKLTGTKVDHYVEVGFNGVENIVDAVGGVRLCLDYNVNDKLSKLKWKKGCHRAGGKKALAFARMRYSDPKGDIGRAERQRQVIAAITKKVKDPSLLWKPVQQVSLIEAGTKSVSVDTNSNIVTLAKLALAFRAANGDGGVRGTPPIKSLNYRPGNVGSTVQLDPKKAPGFFKSLREGTIEPGEVGGLTA, encoded by the coding sequence GTGACTGATCGTTCCAAGAAGGCGGGCGGCCCGCCGCCCAGTTTCGCACCGTCCTCGTCCCGTCGCCGCCCCGCGGACGACGACGCCACGGTCGTGGGGCCAAGCGACTCGGACCGCATCGACCAAACCAGGGTGATGCCCGCCGACAGCGCCGCGCGGCAGACGGATCGCCCACAGCGGCCGTTGGCGTCCGGCGCGGGTTCGCGGCCGGCTGCGAACCCGCGGCGCATCGCTCCGCACTCCGCCTCCAACCACGCCCCCCAGCGCTCGGAGCGTGGCCGCGACAAGCAAGTCAATGAGGGACGAGTCCGCCCCAGCGCGGACCGGCATGACCGCAGCGGTGCGCAGGGGCCTGCCGACCGGCCCGCGGGTCGCAACCGTGCGGAAGGTCCCGATCAATCGGGCCCGGCCGCTGCGACGCCGGAGGCGACCGCGCGGGCCGCGCAGGCGCGTCGCAAGCGTCGCCGGCGCACGGTGGCATCGATCGTCGTACTCGCGCTGATCTTGCTGCTCGCCTGGCCGATCGGGCTGGGCATCTGGGCCAATGGCAAGATTCAACACGTCGCCGCTCTCAGCGACGAGCCGGTGGGCCCTGCGACGACCTACCTTTTGGCCGGTTCCGATTCACGTGCCGAATACGCGCCCGACTCGACGGTGCAGGGCGCCCGATCCGACACGATCATGCTCTTGACGGTTCCGGCATCCGGGCCGACCTCGCTGATTTCGCTGCCGCGCGACACCTATGCTGAGATTCCGGGCCATGGGGCGGCGAAACTCAACGCGGCCTATTCCTACGGCGGGCCGAAGCTGCTGGTGGCGACGGTGGAAAAGCTAACCGGCACCAAGGTGGATCATTACGTCGAGGTCGGCTTCAACGGGGTGGAAAACATCGTCGATGCGGTCGGCGGCGTGCGGTTGTGCCTCGACTACAACGTGAACGACAAGCTCTCGAAGCTCAAGTGGAAGAAGGGCTGCCATCGCGCGGGCGGCAAGAAGGCGCTGGCGTTCGCCCGCATGCGCTATTCGGACCCCAAGGGCGATATCGGTAGGGCGGAGCGGCAACGCCAGGTCATCGCCGCAATCACCAAGAAGGTCAAGGATCCGTCACTGCTGTGGAAGCCGGTGCAGCAGGTTTCGCTCATTGAAGCGGGCACGAAGTCCGTCTCCGTGGACACCAATTCGAACATCGTCACGCTGGCGAAGCTGGCGCTGGCTTTCCGCGCCGCGAACGGTGACGGCGGGGTCCGCGGCACGCCACCGATCAAGTCCTTGAATTACCGCCCTGGCAATGTGGGCTCGACGGTGCAACTCGATCCCAAGAAGGCCCCGGGGTTCTTTAAATCCCTGCGCGAGGGAACCATCGAGCCCGGCGAAGTGGGCGGCCTGACCGCGTAG
- the purE gene encoding 5-(carboxyamino)imidazole ribonucleotide mutase, giving the protein MGIANEAQVGIVMGSDSDWPVMQLAAAALDEFGIRYEADVVSAHRMPTEMIEYGRAAAGRGLRVIIAGAGGAAHLPGMLAAVTELPVIGVPVPLKYLDGMDSLLSIVQMPAGVPVATVSIGGARNAGLLAARILAAGTDAQAERLRIAMTEFQAALRQQAYDKGEALRAQTRR; this is encoded by the coding sequence ATGGGTATCGCTAACGAGGCGCAGGTCGGCATCGTCATGGGTTCCGACTCGGATTGGCCCGTCATGCAGCTTGCCGCCGCAGCGCTCGACGAATTCGGCATCCGCTACGAGGCGGACGTTGTCTCCGCGCACCGTATGCCGACGGAAATGATCGAGTACGGCCGCGCCGCGGCGGGGCGCGGATTGCGGGTGATAATCGCGGGCGCCGGAGGCGCGGCACACTTGCCCGGCATGCTCGCCGCGGTCACCGAGCTTCCGGTCATCGGCGTGCCCGTTCCCCTGAAGTATCTGGACGGCATGGATTCACTGCTGTCGATCGTGCAGATGCCGGCCGGGGTTCCCGTCGCCACGGTCTCGATCGGTGGCGCCCGGAACGCGGGGCTGCTGGCGGCGCGGATCCTCGCGGCCGGAACGGATGCGCAGGCGGAGCGGTTGCGCATCGCGATGACCGAATTCCAAGCGGCGCTGCGGCAGCAGGCCTACGACAAGGGTGAGGCGCTGCGAGCGCAAACCCGCAGATGA
- a CDS encoding 5-(carboxyamino)imidazole ribonucleotide synthase, which translates to MSTPILAVIGGGQLARMMAPAAQRLGVHLRALVEAPDGATAQVVVDSIVGGAKDAADLRRLTDGADALTFEHEHVDNDQMRGLREQGVSVQPPPEALLYAQDKIQMRTRLTALGVPCPRWRALSADARTAEAELVQFLAESADGSAVVKTARGGYDGKGVRVVNAPAEVADWIGGQTPLLVEERVDFVRELAVLVARRPSGQAVTYPVVESIQRGGVCAEVIAPAPDLDPAVATRAREIALSIAQGLGVTGIVAVEMFETSDRGGAGVLVNELAMRPHNSGHWTIDGAQTSQFEQHIRAVLDLPLGPTGLRAPVTVMANILGSTRASLSDALPEALAAVPGARVELYGKEIRPGRKLGHVNVCGDDPGAVAALARTAAEIIMGS; encoded by the coding sequence GTGAGCACTCCCATACTCGCCGTAATCGGCGGCGGTCAGCTGGCCAGAATGATGGCGCCGGCGGCGCAGCGCCTCGGCGTGCACCTGCGCGCGTTAGTCGAGGCGCCCGACGGCGCGACCGCGCAGGTCGTTGTCGATTCGATCGTCGGCGGAGCCAAGGACGCGGCCGACCTACGGCGCCTCACGGACGGCGCCGACGCGCTCACCTTCGAGCACGAGCACGTCGACAACGACCAGATGCGGGGCCTGCGCGAGCAAGGAGTGTCCGTGCAGCCGCCGCCGGAGGCGCTGCTGTACGCCCAGGACAAGATTCAAATGCGCACGCGGCTGACGGCGCTGGGCGTGCCCTGCCCGCGATGGCGTGCGCTTTCTGCCGACGCGCGAACGGCGGAGGCGGAACTCGTTCAATTCCTGGCCGAATCCGCCGACGGCAGCGCGGTCGTGAAGACGGCGCGCGGTGGATACGACGGCAAGGGCGTCCGGGTCGTGAACGCGCCGGCAGAGGTGGCGGACTGGATCGGCGGGCAGACCCCGCTGCTGGTTGAGGAACGCGTCGACTTTGTGCGCGAACTCGCCGTGCTGGTCGCGCGCAGGCCCAGCGGGCAGGCCGTCACCTACCCCGTCGTGGAGTCGATCCAACGCGGCGGCGTGTGTGCCGAGGTCATCGCGCCCGCTCCCGACCTGGATCCCGCGGTCGCCACCCGGGCTCGCGAGATTGCATTATCGATCGCGCAGGGGCTGGGGGTGACGGGAATTGTGGCCGTGGAAATGTTTGAGACTTCGGATCGCGGCGGCGCCGGGGTGCTGGTGAACGAGCTGGCAATGCGCCCGCACAACTCGGGCCACTGGACGATCGACGGCGCGCAAACCAGTCAATTCGAACAGCACATCAGGGCGGTGCTGGACCTTCCCCTGGGCCCGACCGGCTTGCGGGCCCCGGTGACCGTCATGGCGAACATACTGGGATCTACCCGCGCCTCGCTCAGCGACGCGCTGCCCGAGGCGCTGGCGGCGGTGCCCGGCGCGCGGGTGGAACTGTACGGCAAAGAGATTAGGCCCGGCCGCAAATTGGGGCACGTCAACGTGTGCGGCGACGACCCCGGCGCCGTCGCGGCGCTGGCGCGAACTGCCGCCGAAATCATCATGGGATCGTAG
- a CDS encoding GtrA family protein, whose protein sequence is MPVKVAIRNHRAFAWFLELARFGTVGLLAYVVDVGVFNLLRFGPGDLLEAKPLTAKVISAAIATLVAWTGNRYWTFAGKRTKNSLRELAGFAIVNVGGMAIAVATLWVSHYVFGFTSALADNVAANVVGLVLGTIFRYIAYRTWVFTGSEPIAFAQSDIAVELAEPHAPVAKVAPAARGREA, encoded by the coding sequence ATGCCCGTGAAAGTCGCGATCCGTAACCACCGAGCTTTTGCCTGGTTCCTGGAGCTAGCGCGGTTCGGCACCGTGGGACTGCTCGCATACGTCGTTGACGTCGGCGTCTTCAATCTGCTGCGGTTCGGGCCCGGCGACCTCTTGGAGGCCAAGCCGCTGACGGCAAAGGTCATTTCGGCGGCAATCGCGACGCTCGTCGCCTGGACGGGCAACCGGTACTGGACGTTCGCCGGCAAACGCACCAAGAATTCCCTCCGGGAGCTTGCGGGATTCGCCATCGTGAACGTGGGCGGCATGGCGATCGCGGTGGCTACGCTGTGGGTGAGCCACTACGTGTTCGGGTTCACGAGCGCGCTGGCGGACAATGTGGCCGCGAATGTCGTGGGGCTGGTGCTCGGAACCATTTTCCGTTACATCGCGTACCGGACGTGGGTCTTCACCGGATCCGAACCGATCGCTTTCGCGCAGAGCGACATCGCGGTGGAACTCGCAGAGCCGCACGCCCCTGTCGCGAAAGTCGCCCCCGCGGCGCGGGGACGCGAAGCATAG
- a CDS encoding sensor histidine kinase, with translation MLLATMVSVVVTVVLLGVPLAIFGARMISDVEHRRLEVRAEEIGRIVDGRVQRGESVDSSLLDRFATGSSGSMAVSIVVVTAAGEQVTAGSTLSGRTVEVALRTDSNTIVVLAASYWDFFWRCFQVVMLVGALSIVALLVGLWWAAWQANRLSAPLVYLAASAELLGSGHVRPKIEPTGVEEIDLVAQELARSADRLAARLAVERQFSSDVSHQLRTPLTALAMRVEEIMMASDDEYVEEEARKALEQVERLSGVVDDLRMRARQTTGGTTEPVHLREVIDQQADEWASSFAAADRRLAVEVDPDVQVLATPGALAQVLATLIENSLKHGAGTTTVGATAGKTTGAVVVSISDEGDGVPAEIAPRVFEREVTSGGGSGLGLGLARDLVAADGGRLELSQRVPAVFSIFLAGVPKGLNPDDVLPTGRAIAVHGNALSRSARRFGRP, from the coding sequence GTGCTCCTCGCCACGATGGTTTCGGTCGTGGTGACCGTCGTACTCCTCGGCGTGCCGCTTGCGATATTCGGGGCAAGAATGATCTCCGACGTCGAACACCGGCGCCTGGAGGTTCGCGCGGAGGAAATAGGCCGCATCGTCGATGGGCGAGTGCAGCGGGGGGAGTCCGTCGACAGTTCGCTGCTCGATAGGTTCGCAACCGGGTCCTCGGGATCAATGGCCGTATCGATAGTCGTGGTCACGGCGGCGGGCGAACAGGTAACCGCCGGATCGACCCTGTCGGGGCGGACCGTCGAGGTCGCGCTGCGCACCGATTCGAATACCATCGTCGTGCTCGCCGCCTCTTACTGGGACTTCTTTTGGCGATGCTTCCAGGTGGTGATGCTGGTCGGGGCGCTCAGCATCGTGGCGCTGCTGGTCGGTTTGTGGTGGGCGGCATGGCAGGCGAACCGGCTGTCCGCCCCGCTGGTGTACTTGGCGGCATCGGCCGAGCTCCTTGGGTCCGGCCATGTGAGGCCCAAAATCGAACCCACCGGCGTCGAGGAAATCGATCTGGTTGCCCAGGAACTGGCGCGGAGCGCGGACCGACTCGCGGCGCGTCTGGCGGTCGAGCGGCAGTTCTCATCCGACGTCTCGCATCAGCTGCGCACGCCGCTGACCGCGCTGGCGATGCGCGTCGAAGAGATCATGATGGCCAGCGACGACGAATACGTCGAGGAAGAGGCCCGCAAGGCGCTTGAGCAAGTCGAACGGCTGTCGGGAGTCGTCGATGACCTGCGGATGCGGGCGCGGCAGACCACGGGCGGGACGACCGAGCCCGTGCACCTGCGGGAGGTGATCGACCAACAGGCAGACGAGTGGGCCTCGAGCTTTGCCGCCGCGGATCGGAGGCTGGCCGTGGAAGTCGATCCAGACGTCCAGGTGCTGGCGACGCCCGGAGCCCTGGCGCAGGTGTTGGCCACCCTCATCGAGAACTCGCTTAAGCACGGAGCGGGCACGACAACCGTCGGCGCGACAGCGGGCAAGACCACCGGCGCGGTCGTCGTGTCGATTTCGGACGAGGGCGACGGCGTGCCCGCGGAGATCGCCCCGCGCGTGTTCGAACGCGAGGTTACATCCGGCGGCGGTTCGGGCCTTGGGCTGGGGCTAGCGCGCGACCTGGTGGCCGCCGACGGCGGCCGCCTGGAGCTTTCGCAGCGGGTTCCGGCCGTGTTCTCGATATTCCTCGCGGGTGTGCCCAAGGGACTAAACCCCGACGACGTGCTCCCCACGGGCCGGGCGATAGCGGTGCATGGCAACGCTCTGAGCCGATCCGCGCGGCGGTTCGGGCGCCCGTGA
- a CDS encoding response regulator transcription factor, whose protein sequence is MTRVLLAEDDPAIAEPLARALGREGYEVDVQGTGGGAVAGAGDVDLLILDLGLPDMDGLDAARAIRSKGYTTPILVLTARADEVDLVVGLDAGADDYVTKPFRLAELLARVRALLRRSHGEAIDVEELRGQDVTVDVAAHRAFQGERELHLTSKEFELLRVLVQNAGTVVLRDTLMREVWGSEPVGSTKTLDMHVSWLRRKLGDDANSPSYISTVRGMGFRFEIPTE, encoded by the coding sequence ATGACTCGCGTGTTGCTGGCGGAGGATGACCCCGCTATTGCCGAACCTTTGGCCCGCGCCTTGGGGCGGGAAGGCTATGAAGTCGACGTGCAGGGGACCGGCGGAGGAGCCGTTGCCGGCGCCGGCGATGTCGACCTTCTGATTCTGGACCTGGGCCTGCCCGATATGGATGGGCTCGACGCTGCGCGCGCGATTCGTAGCAAGGGCTACACGACACCCATTTTGGTGCTGACGGCGCGGGCCGACGAGGTTGACCTCGTAGTCGGGTTGGATGCCGGCGCCGACGATTACGTGACCAAGCCGTTTCGCCTTGCCGAGCTGCTGGCGAGGGTGCGGGCGCTGCTTCGCCGATCGCATGGCGAGGCCATCGATGTGGAGGAATTGCGCGGGCAGGACGTGACGGTTGACGTCGCGGCGCACCGGGCGTTCCAGGGCGAGCGCGAGCTGCACCTCACATCCAAGGAATTCGAACTGTTGCGGGTCCTAGTGCAAAACGCCGGGACTGTTGTGCTGCGCGACACGCTCATGCGGGAAGTGTGGGGGTCGGAGCCCGTCGGGTCAACCAAGACGCTCGACATGCACGTCTCTTGGCTGCGCCGCAAGCTGGGCGATGATGCTAATTCTCCGAGCTACATCTCGACGGTTCGCGGCATGGGTTTCCGGTTCGAGATACCGACTGAGTGA